One segment of Theobroma cacao cultivar B97-61/B2 chromosome 9, Criollo_cocoa_genome_V2, whole genome shotgun sequence DNA contains the following:
- the LOC18590079 gene encoding MLO-like protein 3, with amino-acid sequence MAAGEGAASTRTLQQTPTWAVATVCFVFIALSILIEHLIHLISKWLKGHKKTALFEAVEKLKSVLMVLGFMSLILTVAQSSLSKICIPNKLANTMLPCHKSQSTKTTKAIGYDQIWSHQLHERTLAVDASESSSYCDSKGMTSLISQDGANQLSIFLFVLAAMQIVYSVVTMALGRAKMRRWKAWEKETQTVEYQAANDPNRFRFTRQTTFARRHMNSCAETSILLWIKCFFQQFFSSVAKVDYLTLRHGFISAHLSTNTTFNFQKYIQRSLEDDFKVVVGISPLMWFLVVIFLLVDVHGWNVFLWVSFLPLTLVLVLGTKLQVIVAKMAHQVKDQNSVIQGAPLVQPNDNFFWLSQPKLFLTLLHYTLFMNAFEAAFFVWVTSQYGIKSCYHEHPGIIATRMVLAVTVQVLCSYITLPLYALVTQMGSNFKSALFEEHTANAIRQWHAGVKQKRKNQGGASRVGNDNSNSNRSISSDLSTQHRAPTSSEIASFPSRTEIVEEDTEIQEEAAGPAVNKIPTVVDIEMPSTGKTLANQ; translated from the exons ATGGCCGCCGGAGAGGGAGCCGCGAGTACTCGCACTCTTCAACAGACGCCTACTTGGGCTGTGGCTACCGTTTGCTTCGTCTTCATCGCCCTTTCCATTTTGATAGAACACTTGATCCATCTCATTTCGAAA TGGCTCAAGGGACATAAGAAAACTGCGCTTTTTGAGGCTGTGGAGAAGCTTAAATCAG TGCTCATGGTGCTGGGTTTCATGTCTCTGATATTAACAGTAGCTCAGAGCTCTCTCTCCAAAATTTGTATACCCAATAAACTGGCAAATACTATGCTTCCATGCCATAAAAGTCAATCCACAAAAACTACCAAAGCAATAGGATATGACCAAATATGGAGCCACCAATTACATGAAAGAACATTGGCTGTTGACGCTTCTGAATCTTCTAGTTACTGCGATTCCAAG GGAATGACATCGCTGATATCTCAGGATGGGGCGAACCAGTTAAgcatctttctttttgtgttAGCAGCTATGCAAATTGTGTATAGTGTGGTCACAATGGCTTTGGGAAGGGCCAAG ATGAGGCGTTGGAAAGCCTGGGAGAAGGAGACTCAAACGGTGGAATACCAAGCTGCCAACG ATCCTAATCGCTTTAGATTCACAAGGCAAACGACTTTTGCGCGTAGGCATATGAATTCATGTGCAGAGACATCAATCCTTCTGTGGATT AAATGCTTCTTTCAACAGTTCTTCAGCTCTGTAGCAAAAGTTGACTATCTTACCTTACGCCATGGTTTCATCTCT GCTCATTTATCAACAAATACTACCTTCAATTTCCAAAAATACATACAAAGATCATTGGAGGATGATTTCAAAGTTGTAGTTGGCATCAG CCCTTTAATGTGGTTTTTAGTTGTTATCTTCCTGCTGGTGGACGTACATG GTTGGAATGTGTTTCTATGGGTATCATTTCTCCCATTGACA TTAGTGCTGGTTCTAGGAACCAAGCTCCAGGTAATTGTAGCAAAAATGGCACATCAAGTCAAAGATCAGAACAGTGTAATTCAAGGTGCCCCTTTGGTGCAACCCAACGACAACTTCTTCTGGCTCAGTCAACCCAAACTTTTCTTGACCCTTTTGCACTACACTTTATTCATG AATGCATTTGAGGCTGCATTTTTCGTCTGGGTCACG tCACAATATGGAATAAAGTCCTGCTACCATGAACACCCAGGAATAATCGCTACCAGAATGGTGTTAGC GGTGACAGTTCAGGTCCTGTGCAGTTACATTACTCTTCCACTTTACGCTCTTGTGACCCAG ATGGGATCCAATTTCAAGAGCGCACTGTTTGAAGAGCATACAGCTAATGCTATAAGACAGTGGCACGCCGGAGTGAAGCAGAAACGGAAAAACCAAGGCGGAGCTTCACGCGTTGGCAATGATAATTCCAACAGCAACAGAAGCATTTCCTCGGATTTATCAACTCAACATCGAGCGCCAACTTCGTCAGAAATCGCAAGCTTTCCTAGCAGAACTGAGATTGTTGAAGAAGATACAGAGATACAAGAAGAAGCAGCTGGCCCTGCTGTGAATAAAATTCCCACTGTGGTGGATATAGAAATGCCATCGACGGGGAAGACCCTAGCTAACCAGTAA